A genomic segment from Canis lupus baileyi chromosome 13, mCanLup2.hap1, whole genome shotgun sequence encodes:
- the RPS8 gene encoding small ribosomal subunit protein eS8 encodes MGISRDNWHKRRKTGGKRKPYHKKRKYELGRPAANTKIGPRRIHTVRVRGGNKKYRALRLDVGNFSWGSECCTRKTRIIDVVYNASNNELVRTKTLVKNCIVLIDSTPYRQWYESHYALPLGRKKGAKLTPEEEEILNKKRSKKIQKKYDERKKNAKISSLLEEQFQQGKLLACIASRPGQCGRADGYVLEGKELEFYLRKIKARKGK; translated from the exons ATGG GCATCTCTCGGGACAACTGGCACAAGCGCCGCAAGACCGGGGGCAAGAGGAAGCCCTACCACAAGAAGCGGAAGTATGAGCTGGGACGCCCCGCGGCCAACACTAAG ATTGGCCCCCGCCGCATACACACAGTACGAGTCCGGGGAGGCAATAAGAAGTACCGAGCCTTGAGGCTAGACGTGGGGAACTTCTCCTGGGGCTCGGAGT GTTGTACACGCAAAACCAGGATTATCGATGTTGTCTATAATGCATCCAACAATGAACTGGTCCGCACCAAGACCCTGGTGAAGAACTGTATCGTGCTCATTGACAGCACACCGTACCGACAGTGGTACGAGTCCCACTACGCACTGCCCCTGGGACGCAAGAAGGGGGCCAAGCTG ACGCCTGAGGAGgaagagattttaaataaaaaacgatcaaagaaaatccagaagaagtatgatgaaaggaaaaagaatgccAAAATCAGCAGTCTTCTGGAGGAGCAGTTCCAACAGGGCAAGCTTCTTG CATGCATCGCTTCGAGACCAGGCCAGTGCGGCCGGGCAGATGGCTATGTGCTAGAGGGCAAGGAGCTGGAGTTCTATCTGAGGAAAATCAAAGCCCGGAAAGGCAAATAA